In the Alteromonas sp. M12 genome, one interval contains:
- a CDS encoding SDR family oxidoreductase — protein MQQTSPASLFSLDGKSALVVGATGALGSAAARALAAAGANITLTGSNSETLSALAQEIQSYGVEVSYFVGRPENEEAVTRMLEHATQKHPLDILVCASGTAVVKPIAQMSPEEFDRVMDANVKQSWLVSREASKVMTEQGRGGKIILVSSVRAQFATAAGTSAYGTSKAAVNMLTRSLAVELGPHNICVNAIAPTVFRSALTSWLFEPEAADKRADVLSRIPLGRLGEPEDFNGIFMFLASAASNLVTGEVINIDGGFSCN, from the coding sequence ATGCAACAAACTTCACCAGCATCTTTATTTAGCCTTGATGGCAAGTCAGCCCTCGTAGTTGGTGCTACGGGTGCGTTAGGATCGGCAGCAGCAAGAGCGTTGGCCGCAGCAGGTGCAAACATTACATTAACAGGCTCGAATAGTGAGACATTATCGGCCCTTGCACAGGAAATTCAGTCTTACGGGGTAGAGGTTTCCTATTTTGTGGGCAGACCGGAAAACGAAGAAGCCGTCACTCGCATGCTTGAGCATGCTACTCAAAAACATCCCCTTGATATTCTGGTTTGTGCTTCAGGTACCGCAGTAGTTAAACCCATAGCACAAATGAGCCCAGAAGAATTTGATCGTGTTATGGATGCAAACGTTAAACAAAGCTGGCTGGTATCAAGGGAAGCCAGTAAAGTGATGACCGAGCAAGGTCGTGGCGGAAAAATCATCTTAGTTTCCTCGGTGCGTGCTCAGTTTGCTACCGCTGCCGGTACTTCCGCGTATGGTACATCTAAGGCTGCAGTCAATATGCTTACTCGTTCTTTAGCCGTGGAACTTGGACCACATAATATTTGTGTTAACGCCATCGCGCCTACAGTATTTCGCTCGGCATTAACGAGTTGGTTGTTTGAGCCAGAAGCTGCCGACAAACGCGCCGATGTGCTAAGTCGAATCCCGTTAGGACGCCTAGGAGAGCCTGAAGACTTTAATGGAATCTTTATGTTTTTAGCATCCGCTGCTTCAAACTTAGTGACTGGCGAAGTGATTAATATCGATGGTGGCTTCTCTTGCAATTAA